A segment of the Anabrus simplex isolate iqAnaSimp1 chromosome 11, ASM4041472v1, whole genome shotgun sequence genome:
aaaaaaagtattttcgcacctctactccttccttgtaccagCTCATTGAAAATGGTAAAACTACTAGAACCATCAAGACTAGTAAGAAGACGTTTGAGAGAAAACCTGATCAAGAATCCAGCATTCTATATCAACCTTTCACTCAGGCTGAGCTTGATTATGCATTGAGCAAAACCAAGAATGGTAAAGCTGCTGGCCTTGACGACATAAGAgttgagcaaattaagaactttggtccagcCACAAAGCACTGGCTAATCGAGCTGATGAACAACTGCATCCAATCATGCAAGATCCCGAAATTATGGAGGAAAGCCAGAGTTATAGCTATTCGCAAGCCAGGTAAGGATTCAAATGATCCAAAGAGTTATCGGCCTATCTCGCTCctttgtcatctgtacaagatccttgaaagactcatactccataggctaacggagaagttagaggcaatcttcataccgcagcaagctggattcagaactGGGAAGAGCTGTACATCTCAAGTGTTGAAGCTAACGCAGCATATCGAAGATGGTTTCGAAAGGAAACAGATCACTGGAGCGGTATTTGTCggtcttacagctgcatatgataccgtCAACCATAGACGACTCCTTATGAAACTATATAATGCAACTAATGACTACCAGCTTACCTGCTTCATTAGGAATctccttgaaaatagaagattttttgttgaatttcaggggaaaagaagcaggtggagatcacaGAGGAATGGATTACCTCAGGGAAGTGTACTCTCTCCATCattgttcaacatctacaccaatgaccagccgctacctgaaggaacacagagctttatctatgcagatgactgtGCCATTACCACTCAAGACACCTGCTTTGATGCTATTGAGGAGAAATTATCTAATGCACTTTCAGTGCTGTCTACTTACTACAAGGAGAATCAGTTGAGACTGAACCCCAGTAAAACCCAGACTTgtgccttccacctcaaaaataaaatggcaaacagaactctcaaaatcacttgggaaggaaccacattagaacattgcagcacaccaaaatatcttggagttacccttgatcATGCTCTAACTTACCAGAAACATTGCTCAAACACCAAGCAATAAGTGGCAGCCAGAAACAATATTATACGGAAGATAACGGGTACTACCTggggggcacatcccaatactgtgagaacctcttccattgctctatgatactctgcagcggaatatgcatccccagtatggtacaagtcaagtcatgccaggaaggtagatgttgctctaaatGATACCtgtgaatagtaacacagtaaaggtttccacctattcagtactaatatgtatttacaatgttataaattacatggaactagtttcgacccacctaggggtcatcatcagccatattaaagcatacataagttttttgtcgaatcctaaaacatgttgtTTTTAACTGTAAtcatcgtatggattttataatttatgaagtgaagtttggtaatgagatgaaaAATGGTACAGGTgagtgtaaataataatatatatacaaacaagtttggaacaaagtgcTAGTGAGGggcttagagttgtaaaaatataatctcgtggatgtcagtagtcctcgtactaaagaaacaatgtaaaataacacatttaaacatatatacaagtatgcacaaagtctggagagtaatgagtgatactcttttaatgtcgagtcggcttgacactgatcacttaagcggagaaattaggtatttggtgtattaaagctgtgttggtcggttgcgttgttgattgttggacgtgaagttatttttgaatttctggttgagaagaaggtggaaactgcgcgtggatatattgattctcagttcttagcggaaaccagattggacctcgcgctgcggtgtgtgtagtatagctgatggtgtgtgATTGGTGGCGGGGAGTGAtcagtgatcagtgtcaagccgactcaacattaaaagagtatcattcattactctccagactttgtgcatacttgtatatatgtttaaatgtgttattttacattgtttctttagtacgaggactactgacatccacgagattatatttttacaactctaagcacctcactagtactttgttccaaacttgtttgtatatatatatatattattatttacactcacctgtaccatttctcatctcattaccaaacttcacttcataaattataaaatccatacgatgaTTACAGTTAAAAacaacatgttttaggattcgacaaaaaacttatgtatgctttaatatggctgatgatgacccctagatgggttgaaactagttccatgtaatttataacattgtaaatacatattagtactgaataggtggaaacctttactgtgttactattcatatgttattctcagttcagtacggaccaacaacatgaaattcataaccctaaatgatacctgtcgcatcattaccggctgtctaaaaccaactccgttgaacaaattgtatagtcttgctggtattgcccctcctgatatccgtcgagaggttgcagcaaaaaacgagaggaagaaggcggaaacttctgaagctcaccctctgtatggatacaggccagttacttcaagactcaaatcaaggaaaaatttcctcagaacaacagagactcttaatgggacacctcagcaatcccaaattgatatgtggcgcgcaagctgcactcgctccgaagaatggttgacaccaagtgaagaattaccacctagtcacatggagaaatggagtacttggagatcactgaacatATTACGGGCAGGcatgacaagatgtaaaagcaacctgcagaagtggggtttcaacatcgagtcatcattgtgtgagtgtggtgcaatccagacgacgtctcatttgttgcagtgtagtaggtgccctaaaacatgcacagtacaagatctacttcagacaacagaaaatgcactggatgtcgccaatttctgggcaaaagtagtatagacctttgttttttgataagtgtaactttgtatataatgtatataattcagtaagagtatatatgtatatgtatttatagtattaatgcttctgatacgaataaataaataaatatatctaacAGCATTTGATGGTGCCTACAAGTCAACTGGCGATGGTCGGCTCGTGTACCGTAACCTGCTGATTCGGAGATGCATTCGATATGCAGACCATTCGACTTGAAGTTTGTTGAATTGGTTCATTCTTTCTTAGTTTAATTCTGTTACACAGTCTAGACAAGAGATGAAATTTTCAGGAATGGAAGATATGTCAGACCTTATCCAAGACCTGTATCTTACACCCCAAAATACTTCTCATTGAGCAAAGACCCAATAGTAGATTACTTTGACTTGTTTCTCATATGTTAAAGAAttgtgtctgtcaggtcatcagctcaaaggctggttggatcctggacttataccggatcctcatatagcaccaccaaaggttatgtggttagaAGGAAACCACAAGAAATGATGGGGGCACTAAAATGAGGCATACttggcaagatgagaagtgaggtagtttgccattgctttatcTAACAGCAGTTCTGAGTACCTGTTGGAAAAAAGAGAACAACTGTGTATCTGATGGATGGTTATGCTTGGGTCATAAACGTTGCTCCTATCAGACCAGGTATAGATGGAAAgtcatgaagtttttacattattcCTCTTTCCATTTCTTAATGCTTAAGTGAAAAAGGGAAGCATGAAGTTTTATGTGATTGTTGATTCTGTGATCACagccacgggatctccagttttacatggaatcagaACCAGAGGGATGCAGCTTTGAGGAAATGCAGTTCAGCTTAGCCAGTAAACAGGATCCTGTAGGTACAATTGTTTCAATACATTTAATCAATTAACAAATGCATGTTAAAATTAGACAGAGGGCAATATTTTGTCTCCAGTTGTCAGTAGATCCCAGTGTGTCTGAATATTACCCTGTGAAGAGAGTCCTTAACGTGCTACTGAATCCGCTGATAAGGTCTCACGCATATTAAATGTCAATGCTTTACCAGGAATGGATACTAGACTTCGAGCAGAGATGAGTACCTGTAATCAATTGCACTACTCAGTCGGCAATAACGAAAGTCGTTTGGTCTCACCTTGTCTCAAATCTTCATCTTTTAAGACGTCGTGAGAAACATAGGTAACACCGTGCATTCTTAAAATCTGAACAACAGCATTGCTAAATCCACATCTCGGTTCATCAGGTATACCTTTCATGAACACTACAACTTTATTACTTTTAACGAGGTCTTCAATATCCTTTGGATCAGTAGCATAGTATCTGTAGCTTCCAGGCAACAATGAGAACTGCTTTGCTAAATTTAAACGACAAATTCGGTTAAAAATACTCATATTTCTGTTTACAGTCAAATTACACCGGCCAACTTTAGTAAAACCAAACACCAAAGCGCAACATGCGCTAAGTAGCTTCTCGCATGCCGATACATAAATGTTATATCCAGTGCCGCCAACGTAAATGCGCTATTAGCTTACCAACAAACCACCATCTTTACTCCTGCTTGCGTATAAATTATCATAATGCCGTGTTGTTGCGTTATAAATTGCTCAAATCGTTACGAGAAGGGCTATCGGCTATTTCACGTTCCACAAGGTGAAGTAAATGCAGAAAGAAGACAATTATGGATTAAAAACATTGGCAGAAAAAATCTTCCTGATCGATCTTACGTTTGTCAGGTAAGGACATTTATATTATCAAATATGTATTTAACAGCCACTGTTCTTTATATTATCAACAGAACACAAATATACCCTACATTCTCTGCGACAAATGCTCTCAGTACGAGTATTCGCCAATCCTCATGGCAAATCTATCTTTCTTAAGCAGAAATTAAAGTACCATACCGTGTGATCGGGCTAACCTGGAGGAAGCGCTCTGTTTATACAAGGTGTTCTCCGACGTAAACAAACAACGCTGTAGTGCTAAGATTGGGCGAGAAGTTTTAATCAGAGAATGATAGAGAGTTGAGCATTTCCCGCTGGTACGTAATGTTAGATGGTACTGTGTGCTACTTTTCCTACAGTTCCCAAAAGAGATACAGGCTCCATCACTTTTCGAGTAATGCCGAGAGAAATCGCGTATGGACTCAATACTGTGGTAGAGAATCTGGATAGAAAGCAACCAGACATACATGTATAATATATGAGATATAATAATAAgtttattgcaaccaaatggtcataaTATATACAGTCAAACACACTcagataaacaataataataataataatatacaaccaaTGCATGCAATACATCATCACTTCAGGCTTCCTTTACTACGAACACATTTGATGGCATGGTATATATTACATCGTTGATCGCAGAAGACACATACACAGCCTGGTTCCGTCTTGTGAAATCCCAAGGTTCTGCGTACCTTACGGTGGAACCCGTATACGCCaaaacctggtcactgtatgccttAGATCATATCCTCCATGCATCCATTCCCTGTTTATCATCCCATTATTTGAGTAGGACTCatcccatatcatagccctcttAGATTGCAGGCAACTCCGTGTAACTCCTTGTCGCTGAGTCTTATGTCTTCAGTGAAGTATGTCTCCTTTGCAAGGACGTAGACTAGTCTAGATGATGTATATTTAGAGACACATAAAACTCTCTTCAAGAATATTGCCTTCAGACTTTCCAGCTCTTggagttgtcttttttttttttttttttgctagttgctttacgtcgcactgacacacataggtcttatggcgacgatgggacaggaaagtgctaggagtgggaaggaagcggccatggccgtaattaaggtacagccccagcatttgcctggtgtaaaaatgggaaaccacggaaaaccattttcagggctgccgacagtggggttcgaacctactatctcccaaatactggatactggccgcacttagctgactgcagctatcgagctcagtggagtTGTCTTTTGGAGAGAtgttcccatattagctctagaTCATGTATGGCTGTTGGAACGACTTTCCTATTAAACAGAGTCATGGCTGTCCCCAAAGATAGCTGTGGAAGGTGTTTAATATCACTGATGCTTCAGATAGCTGCGATGACTCTCTCCTTTGGGTGTATTGtaaatgttgttcctgttacctgtattgtaatccctagatatttgtattggTTATTAATTCGTAACTTTTGTCCTTTACATAGAATATAATCACTCTTCGATAATTTTCCTCCGCTCCTGAAAACAGCCAATTCGGTTTCGTTCGCGTTAAGGTCCAATTCATTTTCCTCTGTCCACTCCATGATTAAGTCCATGGCAACTTGTAGTTCCCTTTACTCTCAGACGCAAaagccatgtcgtccgcatatatgtaTGCGTTAATCTTCCGTGTTTGCTTCTTGATTTTTTTTATTGCATTTTGTGTGAAGATATTAAACAGCAGGGGACTTAATAGGTCCCCCTGTAATACCCCATTTGTCTGCCGGACCCACCTTGATGTGCAGAGATTGTCACTTATTTGAATATAGTTCTCCGATAATATGTTGGTAAGTAGCCTTGAGAGCCATGTTCGACCAACAATTTTCTCTAGTTTTCTAACAATTTTCAACCTATCTACTGAATCAAAAGCCTTCGAGTATTCaataaatataggcctacatacatttTGCCTTGCTTTTTTCTGGTTGTTTCATGAATGTCTTGCAGGAAACATTCCACTGCCATCAGAGTCGATCTCCTGGCTCTAAATCTGAACTGTTCGTCAGGAAGAAGCAGGTCTACTGTTCTATTGATTCTCTGAGTTATCAATTTGGTGAGAATCTTAAAAACTGGTGATTCAAGGGCAACTCCGCGATATGATTCCGATTTGTttacttctcctttccctttgtagaaCATCTTAACGACTGATTTTCTTCATGTATTTGGAATTTTTCCTGTTTCCAGATACTTGTTCATCAGTTCTATAACCACACTGCTTCTGGATAAGGGAGAGATTTCTTCAGATATTCATTGTAGATGCCATCTGGGCCTGCTGCCTTGTTAGATTCTGCACTTGAGATCACTTTCCTTACTTCTTCTTGAGTGAAAGGACTGCATGGTTTAACTTCTCGTTCCATTGTAGTTGTTAAGTCCTGTTTACATAGTATATTTTCCATGTACACCTCCCAGATCTCCATTGGTATGTCTCCTGGGAATCTTGGTTGGCATGGACGCAATGCTTTGTAAGGGTTTTCTTTAATTTCCTTCAGTAGCTTCTGGTATTATACTTCTATTTAACTGCCtttcttttcctttaaaataattttgtatgcctTTCTAGCAGTTTGATATTCTGCTAGCTGGATGACATCTATACTTTGTGTCTGGCTACTTGTGTTTTCTTCAAAGTTGCTTGCCTTACTTGAAAGCACTCGCTATCGAACCGTTCTTTTGCTTTATGGTTACCATTCCATGTTTCAGTCACTTCTTTTATGTAGTCCTTTGTGAGAAGTGACGCTTCATCGATCTTTCCTGCTCTGATTTCTTGGAGCATATGCTGCATTTCATTTGAGTTTTCCTGTAGTAAAGATGAGTTTAGAAATCTCTTTAGTTTCGTTTCATTTCTAGGTCTTGTCTCTTTAGCTACACTGTAGCACACGTTTGTGATCACTGGAATGTGCTTTCTCATCAGTGAACCATCAGATTGTGTGAAAAGTGTTTGGGATTGCACCTCTATGCCCTTTACTAGAACTAAATCTATTGCACTTCCTCTGTTGTGGTAAAGGTATGTTTGCATTTTCCAGTCATTCACTAATGGTAGTCCTACTTcctagtgtgcagaggaaagcagcaagatttgtaacaggggatttcaggagaaagagtagtgtatcagaaatgttaaaggaacttgggtgggaaactttaagtaagagaagggagaaaactagacttacaggattatatagagcctatacaggagaagaagcatggggagatatccgtgagaggcttcagttggaaaataattatatcggcaggactgaccacaaatataaaattagaaggaattttagcagaagcaattggggtaaattttcattcattgggaagggtgtgaaggagtggaacagtttaccaggggtagtgtttgatccttttccaaaatctgtacagatattcaagaagagaataaacagcaacagagaaaataaatgaaatgttagagggcattcgaccagtgcaggttattgtatataaaaaaaaaatgtgtgtgaataaattaattccatcccctggtctaaggagtttggacagccaaagtaggggactgcctgtaggggtgaagtacagtggggacttcgagggccctgggaccgctacggtagctgtgaaggcccttcaggaactctgaaaagtggtggcaaaaggggctctggttaagacgcagcaggtcgttatgctacttaggatccagaacgggttaaaaaaaaaaaaaaaaagtaaataaataaatgcaatgtaaatattaatgttataccagttgtatatcagttgactatatttgtaagtaggacaggatatattataagtagaattttgtaaacaatataaatttattaaggatgagctgtgtgtttaatagaaaacattgttagcgtaaattgtataatattgtattataggaaaaattttcttctcttgttaatttaatatttagtgcttgacaataatgtattttagtgtaccatttgccaccgaggtagacacctcatttgcaaataaagagattttgatttgatttgaagtgttCCAGAACTAGATCTGTTTTTCTGCTTAACTTGTCTAAGGGACAGTTAAAATTTCCTGATAAAATTACATTGGGTTTTATTAATAATACTATCAAATGCTTTCTGTGTGTTTTCTATTATATCTACTGAGCTGCAATCAGGTCTAAAGTATGCGCAGATGATGACTCCTATTCTTGTTCTTACAACAGTTAAGTCCTTGTCCGTCATTAAAACATGGAACAGAGATAAATTTGGCTTGATTAGACAATACACTCCCCCGATGGTCTTCCTCTGGTATCTTTCTTAACTGGAGCAAGTATGTTGTAAAAGCCCTGCAGAATAGTATTCTGTTCTCTAGTTACAAAAGTCTTGGTTAATACATACATATATCAAAGTCGCTGAACATGTCACTTGGCGAGTTGCTTAATACTCCTCTTAAAACTTCCACATTCCAGGTTAAGATCTGTATTACATGACTCTCTGGAGCCTCTGTATCTCCACGGGGCATGAAATGCCCAGCAGATTATATTAGAAGGCCCGAAGCTATCTCTATACACTTTGTCAAGTTCTCTAATTGGTATCCCTAGTTTAAATGCTCTGCTTATAGCCGTATCGCTGACTTTTGTACATTGAACGTCAAGAATTTCATTATATGGTCTGTATTGAATCTAGATTcataaagtaatgaaatgaaatggcgtatggcttttagtgccggaagtgtctgaggacaagttcggctcaccaaatgcaggtcttttgatttgacgcctgtaggcgacctgcacgtcgtgatgaggatgaaatgatgatgaagacaacacatacacccagcccccgtgccagcgaaattaaccaattacggttaaaattcccgaccctgccgggaatcgaacccaggacccctgtgaccaaagacctgcAGGcaaacgatttagccatggagctggacagtaatgaaatgaaatataaggatccacctattcaatactaaattatgTACCACCACacagtcatttatttatttcattgtacCGGTTTCAGCATAGTGTTTGCCTTCATCAGCCATAGGGAGTTTACAAAGGCATATAAAGGTCTAACATACTAgtaccatgaaataaataaatgacaatgTAGTGATTTAAGAATCTCTCACATAATTTAGTATTGAATATGGATccttatatttcatttcattactttgtgacTTTTGTACAGTCAACTCTTCCTAATATTCTGTTTTCCCTCATATATTCTTCCAAatcttccttcttggtttctgGATTAAGCCTGCCAATACACAGCCAAGCATTCTTCTCAGCTGCTTGTAGTCTATATTGCCCCTCTCTTGAGCCTCTCACTTTGTCATTCCTCTCTATTTGAGCTGCTTTGTTATCTCTAATGTTGGTAGCAATCTTATTTCTGTGATTGTGTGTGACAACTTTCCATTCACTTTCTCGTTTTTACTCACTCGTCCTCTCGTCTGAGACCAAAGAGTTATCAATAGCTTGTTCTCAAGTGTCTTTGTTCAATTGATGTTCCTGTGCATTTGGCTTTACTTTTACcatctctttatttctctttatATGAGATATGTATACACAAAATTTTTGGTAGGTTCTGCTTTGCTGTCGTAATCTATCATTGAGATTATGTAAGTCAGTTTTGTCGTATTCCATTAATCTATTGAAGGTACTCTATCTCGATTGGAAAATTGCTTT
Coding sequences within it:
- the Grx5 gene encoding uncharacterized monothiol glutaredoxin ycf64-like; amino-acid sequence: MSIFNRICRLNLAKQFSLLPGSYRYYATDPKDIEDLVKSNKVVVFMKGIPDEPRCGFSNAVVQILRMHGVTYVSHDVLKDEDLRQGIKEYSKWPTVPQVYINGEFVGGCDILLQMHQNGELIEELRKAGITSSLLETAKRKQDDPK